A single genomic interval of Rubrivirga marina harbors:
- a CDS encoding ECF-type sigma factor: MAQQHDTPRRDEDSATRRVPLLHGRKRTAPDVYQRLREVADRVHRRERVCTVGPTGLAHEAYLRLPDEVRDDPDAHMGRVYREMNHVVVARARARNRQKRWGSAVRETLVEERLPSDVDADPESVVHGAIDLGAVLDRLGQVSPRLREVVRLRFEVGLTVGQVSATLRVPLRTVERDLTKARGLLGVLLRPDTPLD, from the coding sequence ATGGCCCAGCAGCACGACACCCCAAGGCGCGACGAGGACTCGGCTACCCGGAGGGTCCCCCTCCTCCACGGCCGTAAGCGGACCGCCCCCGACGTCTACCAGAGACTCCGAGAGGTCGCCGACCGGGTCCACCGGCGGGAGCGCGTGTGCACCGTGGGGCCGACCGGGCTGGCGCACGAGGCGTACCTCCGGCTTCCCGACGAGGTCCGCGACGACCCCGACGCCCACATGGGCCGGGTCTACCGCGAGATGAACCACGTGGTCGTCGCCCGAGCCCGCGCGCGGAACCGGCAGAAGCGTTGGGGCTCCGCCGTCCGGGAGACGCTCGTGGAGGAGCGTCTGCCCTCGGACGTAGACGCCGACCCTGAGTCGGTCGTCCACGGCGCCATCGACCTCGGGGCGGTCCTCGACCGCCTGGGCCAAGTGTCGCCCCGGCTCCGGGAGGTGGTCCGGCTCCGCTTCGAGGTCGGGCTCACCGTCGGTCAAGTGTCGGCCACGCTCCGGGTCCCGCTCCGGACGGTCGAGCGGGACTTGACGAAGGCCCGCGGGCTCCTCGGGGTCCTCCTCCGGCCGGACACCCCTCTCGACTGA
- a CDS encoding S26 family signal peptidase, with translation MSGRLGTVARASLGLGAVLLAVAIAAHAVGVRFNYTDSLPRGLYLASDFDPSDARTGVLVEACPDQEAAEAVADYLPNGACPGGVIPLGKEIAGLPGDRVVVDSAGVSVSGTRLPNSAPLFRDRAGRPLVPRLGEHVLGPGEYWLHSSRVRTSIDSRYVGPVSDIRSRLRALLVED, from the coding sequence GTGAGCGGTCGGCTCGGGACGGTCGCGCGCGCGTCGCTGGGGCTGGGGGCCGTACTCCTCGCCGTCGCCATTGCGGCCCACGCCGTCGGCGTCCGGTTCAACTACACCGACAGCCTCCCCCGCGGGCTCTACCTCGCCTCCGACTTCGACCCGTCCGACGCCCGGACCGGCGTCCTCGTCGAGGCGTGCCCCGACCAAGAGGCCGCCGAAGCCGTCGCCGACTACCTCCCGAACGGGGCGTGCCCCGGCGGGGTCATCCCGCTCGGGAAGGAGATCGCGGGGCTCCCTGGAGACCGGGTCGTCGTAGACAGCGCGGGCGTCTCCGTCAGCGGCACTCGGCTCCCGAACAGCGCCCCCCTCTTCCGTGATCGCGCAGGCCGTCCGCTCGTCCCGCGTCTGGGAGAGCACGTCCTCGGTCCGGGCGAATACTGGCTCCACTCCAGCCGAGTCCGAACGTCGATCGATTCGCGGTACGTAGGACCCGTCTCCGACATCAGATCCAGGCTCCGCGCGCTCCTCGTAGAGGACTGA
- a CDS encoding ParA family protein, whose product MKTIAFTNQKGGVGKTTSAVTIAAVAAERGASVLVVDLDSQGSATELFLGSDPPSPGLSDVLSGEARWADVVRTGREPGALGPGSGRVDVLAATEGLTLFEESIAETGDLWAVGTLVSGVRKADRYDLCVVDCPPAIGRLSLNAVAGADLIVAPVTLSSLSMRGVVRLRRMVDAVEGALGEVPRVLYLPCAVDARYSETAEFLGVLHEAFGEYPEGAVLPPVRTSSAASRSYARALTAVEYRPDGRLAEDYRAVLDALVQRGSLALPVQATA is encoded by the coding sequence ATGAAGACGATCGCGTTCACGAACCAGAAGGGCGGCGTCGGAAAGACGACCTCCGCCGTCACCATCGCCGCCGTCGCGGCCGAGCGCGGGGCGTCCGTCCTCGTCGTCGACCTCGACTCGCAGGGGTCGGCCACCGAGCTGTTCCTGGGGAGCGATCCCCCGAGCCCCGGGCTCAGCGACGTCCTCTCCGGCGAGGCCCGGTGGGCCGACGTCGTCCGGACCGGCCGGGAGCCCGGCGCCCTCGGACCGGGCTCGGGCCGCGTCGACGTGCTGGCGGCGACGGAGGGGCTCACGCTCTTCGAGGAGTCCATCGCCGAGACCGGCGACCTCTGGGCCGTCGGGACGCTCGTCAGCGGCGTCCGGAAGGCCGACCGCTACGACCTCTGCGTGGTCGACTGCCCCCCGGCCATCGGCCGGCTGAGCCTCAACGCGGTCGCGGGCGCCGACCTCATCGTGGCGCCCGTCACGCTCTCGTCGCTCTCGATGCGCGGGGTCGTCCGGCTCCGCCGGATGGTCGACGCCGTCGAGGGCGCGCTCGGCGAGGTCCCCCGCGTGCTCTACCTCCCGTGCGCCGTCGACGCCCGGTACTCGGAGACGGCGGAGTTCCTCGGCGTGCTCCACGAGGCGTTCGGGGAGTACCCCGAGGGCGCCGTCCTCCCCCCCGTCCGCACAAGCTCGGCCGCGAGCCGGTCGTACGCCCGCGCGCTCACGGCCGTCGAGTACCGCCCGGACGGCCGACTCGCCGAGGACTACCGAGCGGTACTCGACGCGCTCGTCCAGCGCGGCTCCCTCGCCCTCCCGGTCCAGGCCACAGCGTAG